The following coding sequences are from one Leguminivora glycinivorella isolate SPB_JAAS2020 chromosome 7, LegGlyc_1.1, whole genome shotgun sequence window:
- the LOC125228044 gene encoding 3-oxoacyl-[acyl-carrier-protein] reductase FabG-like, translating to MSFTGKVAIVTGAASGIGAATAKALAREGAKVSLVDKDEVNLKKVAKQCEELGNISLTITADVTNDEDVETVVRETIDLFGQLDILINNAGTAMDSRILNENFMEGYDHIMNTNLRSVVYLTHLAAPHLIKTKGNVVNTSSNATHRVFGGLLSYTVSKACVDHFTRCAALDLAAHGVRVNAINPGATKTNIIKNSGYPESDQAWEYWKDRSALKKMAEPEEIADLILFLASDKARSITGSTYVCDNGVVLV from the coding sequence ATGAGTTTCACCGGTAAAGTGGCGATAGTGACTGGTGCTGCCTCTGGAATAGGAGCTGCTACAGCTAAAGCTTTAGCTAGAGAAGGAGCCAAAGTATCTCTAGTGGACAAAGACGAAGTGAACCTTAAAAAAGTCGCCAAACAATGTGAAGAACTCGGCAACATATCTCTCACCATCACTGCAGATGTCACTAATGATGAAGATGTTGAAACCGTTGTGAGAGAAACTATAGACCTATTCGGTCAGTTAGATATTCTTATCAACAACGCTGGAACTGCTATGGATTCGCGCATATTGAACGAAAATTTCATGGAAGGATACGATCATATTATGAACACGAATCTCCGCTCCGTGGTGTATTTGACGCATCTTGCCGCTCCTCATCTGATCAAGACCAAAGGTAATGTTGTGAATACTTCAAGTAACGCTACACATCGGGTATTTGGAGGACTACTTTCGTATACTGTATCAAAGGCGTGCGTAGATCACTTCACGCGCTGCGCAGCTTTAGACCTAGCTGCTCATGGAGTGAGAGTAAATGCTATAAACCCTGGCGCCACGAAGACAAATATAATCAAGAATTCAGGGTATCCAGAGAGCGATCAAGCGTGGGAGTATTGGAAGGATCGCAGTGCGTTGAAAAAAATGGCGGAACCTGAAGAGATAGcagatttaattttgtttttagccAGTGATAAAGCTAGGAGTATAACTGGATCGACGTATGTCTGTGATAACGGGGTTGTTTTagtataa